A stretch of the Arachis stenosperma cultivar V10309 chromosome 6, arast.V10309.gnm1.PFL2, whole genome shotgun sequence genome encodes the following:
- the LOC130936743 gene encoding protein STRICTOSIDINE SYNTHASE-LIKE 10 yields the protein MSTVVVVTATVLALVAVTFAIFKPHQTLFAPPQLQASKDVLHAARLLHVTGALGPESLVFDRHGGGPYTGVADGRILKWEGDEVGWTDFAVTSSNRTECVRPFAPELEHICGRPLGLKFDKKSGDLYIADAYLGLKVVGPEGGLATQVVTEAEGQPFHFTNDMDISEDEDVIYFTDSSSAFPRRQFMFVLLHGDKTGRFLKYNKSTKEVSVLLRGLAFPNGVALSKDGSFVLIAETTTGKILRLWLHGPNAGEVNTFAVVPGFPDNIRRNSEGEFWVALHAKGTPFSRWVTSNAWIGQTLLKVGFNFKQLHSSFAGWKPHATAVKLSEKGEILEVLEDCEGKKLKFISEVEEKDGKLWIASVLMPFIGIYDL from the exons ATGTCGACGGTGGTGGTTGTGACGGCAACGGTACTTGCACTAGTGGCCGTCACCTTCGCCATTTTCAAGCCCCACCAGACCCTCTTTGCGCCGCCGCAGCTTCAAGCTTCCAAGGATGTCCTACACGCCGCGCGCCTCCTCCACGTCACCGGAGCCCTTGGTCCTGAGAGTCTCGTGTTCGATCGTCACGGTGGAGGGCCATACACCGGCGTCGCCGATGGTCGGATTCTAAAGTGGGAAGGAGATGAAGTTGGTTGGACTGACTTTGCTGTCACCTCTTCCAATAG GACGGAGTGTGTGCGCCCATTTGCACCGGAGTTGGAGCATATTTGTGGGAGGCCATTAGGACTAAAGTTTGACAAGAAAAGTGGAGATCTGTATATAGCTGATGCTTACCTAGGCCTAAAAGTAGTAGGACCTGAAGGGGGTTTGGCCACCCAAGTCGTAACGGAAGCTGAAGGTCAGCCGTTTCACTTCACCAATGACATGGATATCAGCGAAGATGAAGACGTAATCTACTTCACTGATTCTAGCAGTGCCTTTCCCAGAAG GCAATTTATGTTTGTGCTCCTTCATGGAGACAAGACTGGCAGGTTCTTGAAATATAACAAATCAACAAAAGAAGTGTCTGTTTTATTACGCGGCCTTGCTTTTCCAAACGGTGTTGCTTTGAGCAAAGACGGCTCGTTCGTGCTCATAGCAGAAACCACTACTGGCAAGATCCTAAGACTCTGGCTTCATGGACCTAATGCCGGTGAAGTCAATACTTTCGCAGTGGTTCCAGGATTCCCTGACAACATAAGGAGAAATTCGGAAGGCGAGTTTTGGGTGGCTTTGCACGCAAAGGGAACTCCTTTCTCAAGATGGGTTACTTCTAATGCATGGATTGGACAGACATTGTTGAAGGTTGGATTCAACTTCAAGCAGTTGCATTCGTCGTTTGCCGGGTGGAAGCCTCATGCTACTGCTGTAAAGCTAAGTGAGAAAGGTGAGATATTAGAAGTGTTGGAAGATTGTGAAGGGAAGAAGTTAAAGTTCATAAGTGAAGtggaagagaaagatgggaagCTATGGATTGCATCAGTGTTAATGCCTTTTATTGGCATATATGATTTATGA